The Vicia villosa cultivar HV-30 ecotype Madison, WI linkage group LG1, Vvil1.0, whole genome shotgun sequence genome includes a region encoding these proteins:
- the LOC131620123 gene encoding uncharacterized protein LOC131620123, with amino-acid sequence MTMVTTSSVGINLRPLSPIRHSSFPTTTTSPLHLRLNLKCLATKEDSPESLQSRRTNTETILHSFSPLPLLYTAALIPGDGAVKSAFEPFVEIVKSLNLPDWLVHWGHPANMAVVLFAMGGYGTYLGFRIRYSDDAEEKAKAKDLHPKLLAGMFFFFALGATGGVTSLLTSNKPIFDSPHAVTGIIGLALLTIQTILPSLFEGSPGLRNVHGILGSSIMTLFLIHAAFGLQLGLSS; translated from the exons ATGACAATGGTAACTACTTCTTCCGTTGGCATAAATCTCCGTCCTCTATCACCAATTCGCCACTCTTCTTtcccaacaacaacaacttcacctCTGCACCTTCGTCTCAACCTCAAATGTCTCGCCACAAAGGAAGACTCACCAGAATCTCTACAATCGAGGAGAACAAACACCGAAACAATCTTACATTCTTTCTCACCGTTGCCATTGCTTTACACCGCCGCTCTCATCCCCGGAG ATGGAGCTGTGAAATCTGCGTTTGAGCCTTTTGTTGAGATAGTGAAGTCGTTGAATCTACCGGATTGGCTTGTACATTGGGGTCACCCTGCCAATATG GCAGTGGTTCTCTTTGCTATGGGTGGTTATGGTACTTATCTCGGTTTCCGCATTCGTTATTCCGATGACGCG GAGGAAAAGGCTAAGGCCAAAGACTTGCATCCCAAGCTTTTAGCTGGtatgtttttcttttttgctCTGGGAGCGACCGGTGGAGTAACATCTTTACTCACATCTAATAAACCGATTTTTGACAG TCCTCATGCTGTTACAGGCATTATTGGCCTTGCTTTGTTAACAATACAGACTATATTACCTTCACTATTTGAG GGAAGTCCGGGATTAAGGAATGTTCATGGCATCTTGGGTAGTAGTATCATGACACTCTTTCTTATTCATGCCGCCTTTGGACTGCAGTTAGGCCTGAGTTCCTAA
- the LOC131644628 gene encoding S-adenosylmethionine synthase 3-like, with protein sequence METFLFTSESVNEGHPDKICDQVSDAILDACLEQDPDSKVACETCTKTNMVMVFGEITTKAKVNYEKIVRDTCRGIGFVSDDVGLDADKCNVLVNIEQQSPDIAQGVHGHLSKKPEEIGAGDQGHMFGYATDETPELMPLTHVLATKIGAKLTEVRKNKTCPWVRPDGKTQVTVEYKNDNGAMVPIRVHTILISTQHDEGVTNEKIAADLKEHVIKPVVPAEYLDDKTIFHLNPSGRFVIGGPHGDAGLTGRKIIIDTYGGWGAHGGGAFSGKDPTKVDRSGAYIVRQAAKSVVASGLARRCIVQVSYAIGVPEPLSVFVDTYKTGKIPDKDILVLIKESFDFRPGMIAIHLDLTRGGNFRYQKTAAYGHFGRDDPDFTWETVKILKPKA encoded by the coding sequence ATGGAAACCTTCCTCTTCACCTCAGAATCTGTAAACGAGGGTCACCCAGACAAGATCTGTGACCAGGTCTCAGATGCCATCCTTGATGCTTGCTTGGAGCAAGATCCAGACAGCAAGGTTGCCTGTGAGACCTGTACAAAAACTAACATGGTTATGGTCTTTGGTGAAATCACAACCAAGGCAAAAGTGAACTATGAGAAGATAGTTCGCGACACTTGCAGGGGTATTGGATTTGTGTCTGATGATGTTGGTCTTGATGCTGACAAGTGCAACGTTCTTGTCAACATTGAGCAACAGAGCCCTGATATTGCTCAAGGAGTTCATGGTCACTTGTCCAAGAAACCTGAGGAGATTGGAGCTGGTGATCAAGGTCACATGTTTGGCTATGCCACTGATGAAACACCTGAACTAATGCCACTCACACACGTGCTTGCTACTAAAATTGGTGCCAAGCTCACTGAAGTTAGAAAGAATAAGACATGCCCATGGGTTAGGCCTGATGGTAAAACCCAAGTGACTGTTGAATACAAGAATGATAATGGAGCTATGGTCCCTATTCGTGTCCACACAATCCTCATCTCAACTCAACACGACGAAGGTGTCACAAATGAAAAGATTGCTGCAGATTTGAAAGAGCATGTTATTAAACCTGTAGTCCCTGCTGAATACCTCGACGACAAGACCATCTTCCATCTCAACCCTTCAGGTAGGTTTGTGATTGGTGGACCACACGGAGATGCAGGACTCACCGGGAGGAAGATCATTATCGATACCTATGGTGGTTGGGGTGCTCATGGTGGAGGTGCCTTCTCAGGAAAGGATCCAACCAAGGTTGACAGGAGTGGTGCTTACATTGTTAGGCAAGCTGCAAAAAGTGTGGTAGCTTCAGGGCTTGCCCGTCGCTGTATTGTTCAGGTTTCTTATGCAATTGGAGTGCCAGAGCCACTTTCCGTGTTCGTGGACACTTACAAAACTGGAAAGATTCCTGATAAGGATATCTTGGTTTTGATTAAGGAGTCTTTTGACTTCAGGCCTGGTATGATTGCTATCCATCTTGACCTCACAAGAGGTGGCAACTTCAGGTACCAGAAAACCGCTGCTTACGGGCATTTTGGACGCGATGACCCTGATTTTACATGGGAGACTGTGAAGATACTCAAGCCCAAGGCTTGA